A segment of the Mercurialis annua linkage group LG4, ddMerAnnu1.2, whole genome shotgun sequence genome:
AGTTTTGATCATAACCTatattatacaataaaaaagaaCCTTCAATCATCATAACTCTattaccaaaaataaaataaaataaaaacttcacCTATAAATTTCATCTAATAGTATTCTAATGTCTCTTTAAaatggtaaattaaatttaccttGGACCAGAAAGCTCCATTGCTTGGACTAGTAATGAAGAGTCATCAGTGAGATCAGAGTATCGATCCGACGAAGAGAATTCATGGGGTTTGGATTTGGTTGATTCTGCTCTTTGAGATGCTTCCCATTTTTCTGCAAGTCCATCTCCTTCAAGCATTCTTACTACTTCAGACATTTTTGGTCTATGGCTTGGAAGGAATTGAGTGCACAGAAGAGCAACTTGTACCATCTCCTCGAGTTCGATTCTGTCGTAATTACCCTTTAAATCTTTATCGACGAGCATTTCCAGCTTCTTCTCTTGATGAATTTTCTTGACCTGAAATCAGAAGAAATGCCATGAGATTCTGTTAGACTCAAATAAAGGTTTCTGAATGATTAATGAGTGAAACTGGATGATAATTCGCGCTCACCCAGTCGAGCATAACTCCTTTCTGGTTAGCTGCCTTGCCGAATTCTAGTGCTCTCTGGCCTGTGATTAGTTCGAGAAGCAGAATTCCGAATCCGAAAACATCCGTTTTCTCAGAAGATTGGCCTGTTGAAAGATATTCCGGTGCTATATGGCCGACTGTCCCTCTCACGGCGGTGGTGACATGCGAATCTTGATGATCTAAAAGCTTTGCCAACCCAAAATCGCCTACTACAGCCTCGCAGTAGTCATCGAGCAATATGTTTGCTGCCTTAACATCTCTATGAATTATCTTTGGATCACATTGCTCATGGAGATATAACAATCCTCTTGCAGCTCCTAAGGCAATTCTCTTCCTCGTACCCCAATCCAAGACCGGTTTCCCTGCCAAACATAATGCAGGATTAGCTCATCTGCTCACATATATACGTATGTAGCACAGTAGTGGAAATGTCAAAATGAGAGACAACTAAATGGAAAACATCGAATTGACAATGTTTTTTCaagaatatgttataaatatagagtttcagGATAATTTTCGAAAATGGATAAGAAACTCCGAAACATAAGACTAGACAAATTTCCATCGTGACCGAAAGAAAAATGACTAACCTTTTAGCCGGGAAGCCACACTGCCATTAGACATGTATGGATAGACTAAAAGCCTTTCTGTTTGTGTGATACAGAATCCATATAGTCTGAGGAGATTACGGTGTACTGCTAGGCTGATCATCTCAACTTCAGTTTGGAATTGAATCTCTCCTCCAGCAGCATTACCGTCTTTAAGCCTCTTAACGGCCACAACAGACCCATCATTGAGAATCCCTTTGTACACATTGCCAAATCCTCCTTTTCCCAGAATGTTTTTGTTGCTGAAGTTGCTTGTTGCTACCTGAAGTTGTCTGAAATGGAACCTTCTTAAGTTTCCAAGAGAAACTTCTTCAAAATTTCGGTCTGTTATATCAGAGGAGGTATTATATGATTAGATCAGAGGAAATCAAGTCACAATTGGATGATACATTTGAaagaaattaattgaattaatacaCACCCTTTACATCGAAAAATGTTGGTTGATTGTGTCGTTGCCTC
Coding sequences within it:
- the LOC126678153 gene encoding protein NSP-INTERACTING KINASE 1-like yields the protein MSIRKREAWLCVISLFWFWSIGNGLLSPKGVNFEVQALMGIKGSLHDPHGVLDNWDEDAVDPCSWTMVTCSPESLVVGLGTPSQNLSGTLSSSIGNLTNLQIVLLQNNNITGQIPADIGRLKKLQTLDVSNNFFTGDVPSSLGHLKNLQYMRLNNNSLSGEFPMSLANMTGLVFLDLSYNNLSGPVPRFPAKTFNIVGNPLICPTGSEPECFGTTLIPMSMNLNSTQAASPSGRQRNHKVALAFGFGVGSVSILIFILGFLLWWRQRHNQPTFFDVKDRNFEEVSLGNLRRFHFRQLQVATSNFSNKNILGKGGFGNVYKGILNDGSVVAVKRLKDGNAAGGEIQFQTEVEMISLAVHRNLLRLYGFCITQTERLLVYPYMSNGSVASRLKGKPVLDWGTRKRIALGAARGLLYLHEQCDPKIIHRDVKAANILLDDYCEAVVGDFGLAKLLDHQDSHVTTAVRGTVGHIAPEYLSTGQSSEKTDVFGFGILLLELITGQRALEFGKAANQKGVMLDWVKKIHQEKKLEMLVDKDLKGNYDRIELEEMVQVALLCTQFLPSHRPKMSEVVRMLEGDGLAEKWEASQRAESTKSKPHEFSSSDRYSDLTDDSSLLVQAMELSGPR